One region of Drosophila kikkawai strain 14028-0561.14 chromosome 2R, DkikHiC1v2, whole genome shotgun sequence genomic DNA includes:
- the LOC121503184 gene encoding uncharacterized protein, whose protein sequence is MVKFLQLNLNHCRAAQDLLSQTVFEEEIDIAVLSEPYKSKAEGVWQQSADGGAAIWSCGQSPGHLSQRASRPGYARAKVQATTIYSCYLAPSLHIDAFRDILQEIARDARGRSPVLIAGDNAWSTAWGSSKTTQRGTILLDALATLDVCLLNDGARCTYSKAGRESIIDLTFASPELCRTSHWKVTDLLTYSDHAAIITQTTHSQQGPSLRQSAYKVHTLNADTLLSSMDGNVITGDANTCADILAARIKAACDAAMASSTRGNGRRPVPWWNHEISVARSECLSVSRRSCQRSRGRPTQALFETCYKEKKKALKIAIKTSKSRCFQELCDAADQEPFGSAYKLVMGKLYRPPTPTSQEQLGAIISTLFPSQPPLVLPNIAASEAIFIGARSTRYER, encoded by the coding sequence AtggttaagtttttacagCTTAACTTAAACCACTGCAGAGCTGCCCAAGATCTGTTGTCACAGACGGTTTTCGAGGAGGAAATTGACATTGCTGTACTGAGTGAACCGTACAAGTCAAAGGCAGAGGGAGTATGGCAACAGAGTGCGGATGGTGGTGCAGCCATATGGAGCTGCGGGCAGTCCCCTGGACACCTGTCGCAGAGGGCGTCGAGACCTGGCTATGCAAGGGCTAAGGTCCAAGCAACCACCATCTACAGCTGCTACCTAGCCCCGAGCTTGCATATAGATGCCTTTAGAGACATCTTGCAGGAGATCGCCCGAGACGCCCGCGGAAGATCCCCAGTACTAATCGCTGGGGACAATGCGTGGTCCACCGCCTGGGGGAGCTCGAAAACGACTCAGCGGGGAACCATCCTTCTGGACGCCCTGGCCACATTAGACGTTTGTCTCCTGAACGATGGAGCTAGATGCACCTATAGCAAGGCAGGCAGAGAGTCAATCATTGACCTGACTTTCGCCAGCCCGGAGCTCTGCCGGACCAGCCACTGGAAGGTCACGGATCTGCTCACATACAGCGACCACGCAGCCATTATCACCCAGACGACGCACAGCCAGCAGGGCCCGTCTCTCCGGCAATCTGCGTACAAGGTACACACCCTTAACGCAGATACACTCCTAAGCAGTATGGATGGCAACGTCATCACTGGCGACGCCAACACCTGCGCCGACATATTAGCTGCGAGAATCAAGGCTGCTTGTGATGCCGCCATGGCGAGCTCCACTAGAGGAAATGGAAGGAgaccagtcccctggtggaatCATGAGATATCCGTCGCCAGGAGCGAGTGCCTCTCTGTGTCAAGGCGAAGCTGTCAACGAAGTAGAGGGCGTCCCACGCAAGCGCTGTTCGAGACATGCTacaaggagaagaaaaaagcCCTCAAAATCGCTATTAAGACGAGTAAGAGCAGGTGCTTCCAAGAGCTGTGCGATGCAGCAGACCAGGAACCCTTCGGCTCGGCCTACAAGCTGGTCATGGGCAAGCTCTACAGACCGCCGACTCCAACCTCCCAGGAACAACTTGGAGCTATAATCTCCACGCTGTTCCCGTCGCAGCCGCCCCTCGTGCTGCCAAACATTGCTGCGAGTGAAGCGATCTTCATCGGAGCACGATCGACGCGATACGAGAGGTAA